Proteins encoded together in one Bombiscardovia nodaiensis window:
- a CDS encoding N-acetyltransferase yields the protein MSSDTQQQVSGLRICRLQPEDYQAKAQVHAQTWQETYEGVLPDWLVDKITPEFALEVTKRHGRDATLVAKIGDQLVGFAEYIDPARAPIASPNTAELGAIYVLQAWQGQGIGRGLFQAVARAVSTPRLALWVQEANRKAQSFYRAMGMHPTGQVLVEDDGSNRSLEYVNFDSRG from the coding sequence ATGAGTTCGGATACCCAGCAGCAGGTAAGCGGCCTTCGGATCTGCCGGCTCCAGCCTGAGGACTACCAGGCGAAAGCGCAGGTCCATGCGCAAACCTGGCAAGAAACTTACGAAGGCGTGTTGCCGGACTGGCTGGTTGACAAGATAACGCCAGAGTTTGCACTTGAGGTGACCAAGCGGCACGGCAGGGACGCGACACTGGTAGCTAAGATCGGTGACCAGCTCGTCGGATTTGCTGAATACATAGACCCGGCCAGAGCGCCCATTGCTTCCCCCAACACCGCTGAACTGGGAGCTATATATGTGCTTCAAGCCTGGCAGGGGCAGGGGATAGGCCGTGGCCTTTTTCAGGCTGTGGCCCGCGCTGTCAGTACGCCTCGGTTGGCCCTGTGGGTGCAGGAAGCGAACAGGAAGGCTCAGAGTTTTTACCGGGCGATGGGCATGCACCCCACGGGTCAGGTCCTGGTCGAGGATGATGGGAGCAATCGGAGCCTGGAGTATGTCAATTTCGACAGCCGAGGATAG
- a CDS encoding ribosomal subunit interface protein, translating into MDIVVTGRHTQIKQKFRDVVESKMNRVTAIAPDAQRVQVVLTHEGNPRQADSAKRVELTVIAGKTVVRAEASSADEFSAFDMALDKLTLRLRRTRDRRKDHRRGLERLPMPMDMPLEKPQESVVEPEEQNSAQQDAMASDLGPGQSVEVQVGDTPIVIRRKLHIAEPMSIDEALYEMELIGHDFFLFVNKETNRPSVVYRRHGWSYGVFEIDTPEHMAEAKK; encoded by the coding sequence ATGGATATCGTCGTTACCGGACGCCATACGCAGATCAAGCAAAAGTTTCGTGATGTCGTCGAGAGCAAGATGAATCGTGTGACCGCTATAGCTCCTGATGCTCAGCGTGTTCAAGTTGTCCTCACGCATGAGGGCAATCCTCGCCAGGCAGATTCTGCCAAGCGCGTGGAGTTAACGGTCATTGCAGGCAAGACCGTAGTGCGAGCTGAGGCTTCCAGCGCTGATGAATTCTCCGCTTTCGATATGGCCTTAGACAAGCTGACCCTGCGCTTGCGCCGTACCCGTGACCGTCGCAAGGACCACCGTCGGGGCCTGGAGCGTCTGCCGATGCCCATGGATATGCCTCTGGAGAAGCCGCAGGAGAGCGTGGTTGAGCCCGAGGAGCAGAACTCGGCTCAGCAAGATGCCATGGCTTCTGACCTGGGACCCGGTCAGTCAGTGGAAGTTCAAGTTGGAGACACTCCGATTGTGATCCGTCGCAAGCTCCACATTGCCGAGCCCATGAGCATTGACGAGGCCCTGTACGAGATGGAACTGATCGGGCATGATTTCTTCCTCTTCGTGAACAAAGAGACCAACCGTCCATCTGTGGTCTACCGGCGTCACGGCTGGTCCTATGGCGTGTTTGAAATCGACACGCCTGAGCACATGGCTGAAGCTAAGAAGTAG